A genomic segment from Neobacillus sp. YX16 encodes:
- a CDS encoding NapC/NirT family cytochrome c translates to MAFWGKKDKEKPESRESKKKPGLFRRLWQKFRNIDWKDPVNRWKALFVALIGSIVIFGGGYGVISFTNSPSFCSSCHEMAPEVTTFTASAHSEITCVQCHIKPGFINMMTHKVISLKEVYHHVMGIPEQIVQTEHEAVSDENCLQCHSKNRLVTASKDLIVNHKGHIEEGVPCISCHSGVAHAKIAARGINTEEVRGHWTDDVAQQMMEQKYLAPNMGTCIDCHDKVNNGEKPWKDVAYLVPPNPEHLEEAAKEEAKNTTSEVKHDATTEEEAAEAVAAHTEKTQKIILEAVGKQTKDVKLSMACETCHQRVKVPENHRVESWNGNHGGTALQELDTCVDCHQDSKWIRDIPKEDLMSMLKMAEVKEDDKEHKYTANINVVREQSRINKFCSACHGERPESHEKSNYWLVGHAKNALSPEQKAECFVCHDRQEPKPGSTEVAAPTDVYCEYCHRTGFKDDVKN, encoded by the coding sequence GTGGCTTTTTGGGGGAAGAAAGATAAAGAGAAACCCGAATCTAGAGAGAGTAAAAAGAAGCCTGGACTATTTCGTAGACTCTGGCAGAAATTTAGAAACATAGACTGGAAGGATCCAGTTAATAGGTGGAAAGCATTATTCGTAGCCCTAATCGGGTCTATTGTCATTTTTGGGGGAGGATATGGTGTTATATCTTTCACCAACTCTCCATCATTCTGTTCTAGCTGTCATGAAATGGCGCCAGAAGTAACAACATTTACCGCAAGCGCTCACAGTGAAATTACTTGTGTTCAGTGCCATATTAAACCTGGATTTATTAACATGATGACCCACAAAGTTATTTCATTGAAAGAGGTTTATCACCACGTAATGGGGATACCGGAACAAATCGTTCAAACCGAGCATGAAGCGGTTTCAGATGAAAACTGTTTACAGTGTCACTCAAAGAACCGTCTAGTAACCGCATCAAAGGATTTAATTGTTAACCATAAAGGACATATCGAAGAAGGGGTTCCATGTATCAGCTGTCACTCCGGTGTAGCACACGCGAAAATCGCAGCACGTGGAATCAATACAGAGGAAGTTCGCGGTCACTGGACAGATGATGTAGCGCAGCAAATGATGGAACAAAAATACCTAGCACCAAACATGGGAACCTGTATTGACTGTCACGACAAAGTGAATAACGGTGAAAAGCCATGGAAAGATGTTGCTTATCTTGTTCCGCCAAATCCAGAACACTTAGAAGAAGCAGCGAAAGAAGAAGCAAAGAACACTACTAGTGAAGTTAAACATGACGCAACAACTGAGGAAGAAGCAGCAGAAGCAGTTGCAGCACATACTGAAAAAACACAAAAGATTATTTTAGAAGCGGTTGGCAAGCAAACGAAAGATGTGAAGCTTTCTATGGCATGTGAAACCTGCCATCAACGAGTCAAAGTTCCAGAAAATCACCGAGTTGAAAGCTGGAATGGAAATCACGGCGGTACAGCCCTTCAAGAGCTAGACACTTGTGTGGACTGTCACCAGGATTCTAAATGGATTAGAGATATTCCTAAGGAAGACCTAATGTCTATGTTAAAAATGGCCGAGGTTAAAGAAGATGATAAAGAACACAAATACACAGCCAATATCAACGTAGTCAGAGAACAATCACGTATCAATAAATTCTGTAGCGCTTGTCACGGTGAACGCCCTGAAAGCCATGAAAAGAGTAATTATTGGCTAGTAGGCCACGCTAAGAATGCATTATCACCAGAACAAAAAGCAGAGTGCTTTGTCTGTCATGATCGCCAAGAGCCAAAACCTGGTTCAACAGAAGTTGCAGCACCAACAGATGTATATTGCGAATACTGTCATAGAACTGGTTTTAAGGATGATGTAAAGAATTAA
- a CDS encoding tetratricopeptide repeat protein — MDAEKVPQEVEGRPSKKQPKTFTKKTSILLLFLTLVFSVGTGYALGHFYFWNDIDMKRVNEQLEFYKEEVRKDPANLENRIILGYTYFLKGDNEKAIKEFDFVLEQDKNYYDAHYNLGLVFLDEERYNEALIEFEKTVKIAPKDFKGHMQMGITYRELEEYDNATKALEQANKLAPTNADIIYQIGMVAEAKGNYDDAILIYKDALAFDPLYTDAVDALDRLKDKDTKAKGE, encoded by the coding sequence ATGGACGCAGAAAAAGTACCTCAGGAAGTTGAGGGAAGACCATCTAAGAAGCAACCAAAGACTTTTACAAAGAAAACTAGTATTCTGCTGTTATTTTTAACATTGGTATTTTCAGTGGGTACTGGATATGCTCTCGGTCACTTTTATTTTTGGAATGATATTGATATGAAAAGAGTGAATGAGCAGCTTGAGTTTTACAAGGAAGAGGTTAGAAAAGACCCAGCAAACTTAGAGAATCGTATAATACTAGGTTATACCTATTTCTTAAAAGGTGATAATGAAAAAGCGATTAAAGAGTTTGATTTTGTATTAGAGCAGGATAAAAATTATTACGATGCCCATTACAATTTAGGTTTAGTGTTCCTCGATGAAGAACGCTACAACGAGGCATTGATTGAGTTTGAAAAGACCGTGAAAATTGCTCCCAAAGACTTTAAGGGTCATATGCAAATGGGGATTACCTACCGTGAATTGGAAGAATACGATAATGCCACGAAGGCACTAGAACAAGCCAATAAGCTGGCTCCAACTAATGCCGACATTATTTATCAAATTGGGATGGTAGCTGAAGCAAAAGGTAATTATGATGATGCAATCCTTATTTACAAGGATGCTCTTGCATTTGACCCGTTGTATACGGATGCAGTAGACGCCCTAGATAGACTGAAAGATAAAGACACAAAGGCTAAAGGTGAATAA
- a CDS encoding NapC/NirT family cytochrome c — MEEEQVEQIPPPRKGYKFIKYLTVAVMFIVVFFSLGLIGVETTSSQEFCSSCHEMKPQYYTLKASSHSEVDCVSCHIDPGAENYAKAQVNGVVEFYKKQTDTYLAPIKMPTLIPDEACERCHNMKSRAVTASGDIIIPHDKHKTEGIECVQCHSGTSHGEISDRKMTYKSDYGKWNHKLGASVMSDTKYIRPQMDTCMECHKARKVTIECTACHESTMIPDDHKTEKFKAGDHGKIKPSDLETCEKCHSYMSSVEYDLFKQDPTYKKYLNNEETDSSNVTVNAYVKTNTFCKDCHGERPKSHQITSFMTKHGKLSKDTQKCFICHENRITSDAPVTNVQCATCHPSSHKDTWRKKHPIDIAENQKYDKSCLKCHVEKTCTKCHRTDSDHKAKK; from the coding sequence GTGGAAGAAGAACAAGTAGAACAGATCCCCCCTCCACGGAAAGGCTACAAATTTATTAAATATTTAACAGTAGCAGTAATGTTTATCGTTGTATTTTTCTCATTAGGGTTAATAGGAGTAGAAACGACTTCTAGTCAAGAGTTCTGCTCCTCCTGCCATGAAATGAAACCACAGTATTATACATTGAAGGCATCAAGTCATAGTGAAGTTGATTGTGTAAGTTGTCATATTGATCCAGGAGCAGAAAATTATGCTAAAGCGCAAGTGAATGGCGTAGTTGAATTTTATAAAAAACAAACAGACACATATTTGGCACCAATCAAAATGCCTACTTTAATACCAGATGAGGCATGTGAAAGGTGTCATAATATGAAGAGTCGCGCTGTAACTGCTTCCGGTGATATTATTATCCCTCACGATAAACATAAGACAGAAGGAATTGAGTGTGTTCAATGCCATAGTGGTACGTCACACGGGGAAATTTCAGATCGAAAAATGACCTATAAAAGTGATTATGGAAAATGGAATCATAAGTTAGGTGCTTCCGTAATGAGTGACACCAAGTACATTCGTCCACAAATGGATACGTGTATGGAATGTCATAAAGCTAGAAAGGTAACAATCGAATGCACAGCTTGTCATGAATCGACCATGATTCCAGATGATCATAAAACGGAGAAATTCAAAGCTGGCGATCATGGGAAAATTAAGCCTTCTGACTTAGAGACTTGTGAGAAGTGCCATTCCTATATGTCATCGGTAGAATATGATTTATTTAAACAAGATCCGACTTATAAGAAGTATTTGAATAACGAAGAAACTGACTCTAGCAATGTAACTGTAAATGCTTATGTAAAAACAAATACTTTTTGTAAAGATTGTCACGGAGAAAGGCCAAAAAGCCATCAAATCACTTCTTTCATGACGAAACATGGGAAATTATCAAAGGATACACAAAAGTGTTTCATTTGTCATGAAAACCGGATTACTAGTGATGCACCTGTTACAAATGTTCAATGTGCTACCTGTCATCCTAGCTCCCATAAGGATACATGGAGGAAGAAACATCCAATTGATATTGCAGAGAATCAGAAATACGACAAATCATGTTTGAAGTGTCATGTTGAAAAAACATGTACGAAATGTCACCGTACAGATAGTGACCATAAAGCTAAGAAATAA